A window of Komagataella phaffii GS115 chromosome 1, complete sequence contains these coding sequences:
- a CDS encoding Inositol polyphosphate multikinase (IPMK), protein MVHGMDVNINRNMDLSKFVPLTHQAAGHPDLLESEDSGLFAKLTNRKEVEFYSRLNSNVSEDKPLGSGLIDWVPQFMGVLTPGISPDLKSQGAPVAAELEKKASVQPSSDKQYILLENLLFGFSQPSVLDIKLGVKLYDDDATDDKKERLGKVSDSTTSGSLGFRICGMDIKKTRKEVHEKWSDYVTTYQDAHKVEYLKFDKWFGRALDVDSILEGLDLFFHHNELPEELRNIILSNTETRLQLLYNCLLEEEIRVISGSLLIIFENDSARWKKKDNQDSIVFQREIYEDDQEEEDHNDPDDEHLLRENCPLSKLALVDFAHSTFVPGQNYDENLVDGLESLLQQISHLKDNRQI, encoded by the coding sequence ATGGTGCATGGCATGGACGTGAACATAAACAGAAATATGGACCTCTCTAAATTTGTGCCTTTAACACATCAGGCTGCAGGACACCCGGACTTGCTGGAGTCTGAAGACTCAGGCCTATTCGCCAAGTTAACAAATAGGAAGGAGGTCGAATTTTACAGCAGGCTGAATTCTAATGTCTCTGAAGATAAACCATTGGGAAGCGGTTTGATTGACTGGGTTCCTCAGTTTATGGGAGTCCTAACCCCAGGAATTTCACCTGACTTGAAATCTCAAGGCGCTCCTGTAGCTGCTgagttggagaagaaggcCTCTGTGCAACCTTCTTCAGATAAACAGTACATCTTGTTGGAGAACCTATTGTTTGGCTTTAGCCAGCCCTCAGTATTGGATATCAAATTGGGAGTCAAACTATATGATGATGATGCCACAGATGATAAAAAGGAGAGACTGGGTAAAGTCAGTGATTCTACTACTAGTGGTAGCCTAGGTTTTCGAATATGTGGAATGGACATCAAAAAGACCCGTAAAGAAGTCCACGAGAAATGGTCCGACTACGTCACAACTTACCAAGACGCGCACAAGGTTGAGTATCTCAAGTTCGATAAATGGTTTGGAAGAGCACTAGACGTAGACTCGATCCTTGAAGGGCTGGATCTTTTTTTCCATCATAATGAGCTGCCAGAGGAGTTGAGGAATATTATTCTCTCCAATACAGAGACTAGGTTACAATTGCTGTATAACTGCTTGCTCGAGGAGGAAATACGGGTTATATCCGGGAGCCTACTAATCATTTTTGAGAACGATTCAGCCCggtggaagaagaaagataaCCAAGACAGCATAGTTTTCCAGAGGGAGATTTACGAAGACGATcaggaagaggaggacCACAACGACCCTGACGATGAACACCTCCTTCGGGAGAATTGCCCGCTCAGCAAATTGGCTTTAGTGGACTTTGCACACTCGACATTTGTTCCAGGACAAAATTACGATGAAAACTTAGTTGATGGTTTGGAAAGCCTTCTACAGCAAATCTCTCACCTTAAAGATAACAGACAGATATAG
- a CDS encoding Plasma membrane t-SNARE involved in fusion of secretory vesicles at the plasma membrane produces MSNQYNPYEQNQSYELPSYKGGNNDDFVKFMNEIADINANLDNYEELVKIIEQKQTQLVNEVNPDQENSLKRQLDSLISESSSLQLSLKSKIKNAQQLAIGDSAKVGQAETSRQRFLQAIQDYRIIESNYREQQRVQAERQYRVVKPDASPEEVRDAIDDLGGQQVFSTALLNANRRGEAKTALQEVQSRHRELQRLEKTMAELTQLFHDMEEMVVEQDQHVQETENLVDTAQQDIEKAVGHTDKALTSAKKARRKKCICFWICVLIICILALILGLGFGVGNWGR; encoded by the coding sequence ATGAGTAACCAGTATAATCCGTATGAGCAGAACCAGTCTTACGAGCTGCCCTCGTACAAGGGGGGCAACAACGACGATTTTGTCAAGTTTATGAACGAAATTGCTGACATCAACGCCAATTTGGACAACTACGAAGAACTAGTGAAGATTATTGAGCAAAAACAAACCCAACTCGTGAATGAAGTCAACCCAGACCAGGAGAACTCTTTGAAACGACAGCTAGACTCCCTAATCAGTGAATCCTCCTCTTTGCAATTATCGTTAAAGTCCAAGATTAAGAACGCTCAACAGCTGGCTATTGGCGACTCGGCTAAGGTGGGACAAGCTGAGACCAGTCGACAACGTTTTCTTCAAGCTATTCAGGACTACCGTATTATTGAAAGCAACTACAGAGAACAGCAGCGAGTCCAAGCCGAAAGGCAATATCGTGTCGTTAAGCCCGATGCCTCCCCTGAAGAGGTCAGAGATGCTATCGACGACTTGGGTGGCCAGCAGGTGTTCTCAACGGCTTTGCTGAACGCTAATAGGAGAGGAGAGGCAAAGACGGCGcttcaagaagttcaaTCTCGTCACAGAGAGTTGCAAAGGTTAGAAAAGACTATGGCTGAACTTACTCAACTGTTCCATGACATGGAGGAGATGGTAGTTGAGCAGGATCAACACGTTCAAGAGACCGAGAACTTGGTAGACACTGCCCAGCAGgacattgaaaaagcaGTCGGCCACACCGATAAGGCCTTGACTAGTGCTAAAAAGGCACGGAGAAAGAAGTGTATCTGCTTCTGGATCTGTGTCCTTATCATCTGTATTCTTGCACTGATCCTTGGTCTGGGATTCGGTGTCGGAAACTGGGGAAGATAG
- a CDS encoding Alpha subunit of fatty acid synthetase, which yields MRPEVEQELSHVLLTELLAYQFASPVRWIETQDVFLKDYNTERVVEIGPSPTLAGMASRTIKAKYESYDAALSLQRQVLCYAKDTKEIYYTPDPADIAPPIKEEAETSAAATSSSAPAAAAPVSAAPAAAPSGPVAEIPDEPVKAALVLHVLVAHKLKKSLDAVPLSKAIKDLVGGKSTVQNEILGDLGKEFGSTPEKPEDTPLQELAEQFQDTFPGSLGKQTGSLVNRLMSSKMPGGFSLSVARKYLQTRWGLGPGRQDSVLLVALVNEPGARLSSDGEAKEFLDSCAQKYASGAGITLAQAAAGGAGSSGAGGAVIDAEAFEELTKDNRVLARQQLEVLARYLKYDLTKGEKSLVKEKEASSLLQQELDLWAEEHGEIYAQGIKPVFSHLKARTYDSYWNWARQDALSMYFDIIFGKLTDVDRETVSQCIQLMNRSNPTLIKFMQYHIDHCPEYKGETYQLAKSLGQQLIDNCIQVANQDPVYKDISYPTGPHTEVDSKGNIVYKEVNRKSVRKLEQYVFEMSQGGELTKEVQPTIQEDLAKIYEALNKQASTESQLEFNKLYNSLIEFVEKSKEIEVSKSINAVLASKSSDSDRSAEISSLSEKTSIVDPVSGGIPPETVPFLHLKKKLPSGEWVFDRDTSALFLDGLQKGAVNGISYKGKNVLITGAGAGSIGAEVLQGLISGGAKVIVTTSRFSKKVTEYYQDIYARFGAAGSCLIVVPFNQGSKQDVEALIDYIYRDVKDEGLGWDLDAVIPFAAIPEAGIEIDELGSKSELAHRIMLTNLLRLLGEVKKQKFTRAINTRPAQIILPLSPNHGTFGSDGLYSESKLGLETLFNRWYSESWSEQLTVCGAIIGWTRGTGLMSGNNIIAEGLEKLGVRTFSQKEMAFNILGLMTPELTEMCQNGPVVADLNGGLQFIENLREYTAQLRNEIYETSEVRRAVSIETGIETRVVNGENADAPYQKARIEPRANLKFEFPPLKSHKEIQNKAPGLEGLLDLERVIVVTGFGEVSPWGNTRTRWEMEAFGEFSIEGCLEMAWIMGFIKYHNGNLKGKPYTGWIDAKTNEPVEDKDIKKKYEEEILAHAGIRLIEPELFRGYNPEKKELIQEVIIEQDMAPFVTDESTAQQYKLQHEDAVDILKSEESDEYTVTFKKGARLFVPKALRFDRLVAGQIPTGWDAKRYGISEDTISQVDPVTLYALVSTIEALLSAGITDPYEFYKYVHVSEVGNCSGSGMGGVSALRGMFRDRYSDKPVQNDILQESFINTMSAWVNMLLLSSSGPIKTPVGACATAVESVDIGVETILSGKAKICLVGGYDDFQEEGSYEFANMNATSNSLDEFDHGRTPQEMSRPATTTRNGFMEAQGSGTQVIMNAELAIKMGVPIYAIVALTATATDKIGRSVPAPGKGILTTAREHHGSLKTKSPKLDIKYRTRQLNKRKDQIKQWVEDELEYIREEAAELANSDAKFDAVSFVSERTEEVYREATKQVKMAQQEWGNEFWKNDPRIAPLRGALATFNLTVDDLGVASFHGTSTKANDKNESITINKMMQHLGRSEGNPVFGVFQKYLTGHPKGAAGAWMLNGAIQILQTGIVPGNRNADNVDKILEDFEYVLYPSRSIQTDGIKACSVTSFGFGQKGGQAIVVHPDYLFASLDSETFEEYKTKVEARYKSTYRYMHNAIIRNTMFVAKSDPPYTDELEQPVYLDPLARVNNCKKNPSKLVFVNADVQSKQNFVGKSANDTAKVISSLTSDVTSGGKGVGVDVELISAINNENHTFIERNFTENEISYCASAPSSKSSLAGTWSAKEAVFKALGVESKGAGASLKDIEIVRDSKGAPTVVLHGDAKSAASAAGVKNVKVSISHDDVQSVAVAISEF from the coding sequence ATGCGTCCAGAAGTAGAACAAGAACTTTCCCACGTTCTTCTGACTGAGCTGCTGGCCTACCAGTTTGCCTCTCCTGTCAGATGGATTGAAACCCAAGACGTTTTCCTCAAGGACTACAACACTGAGAGAGTCGTTGAGATCGGTCCTTCGCCAACTTTGGCTGGAATGGCCTCCAGAACGATCAAGGCCAAGTATGAGTCTTATGATGCTGCTCTGTCTTTGCAAAGACAAGTTTTGTGCTACGCAAAGGACACCAAGGAGATCTACTACACTCCTGACCCGGCAGATATTGCTCCTCCAATCAAGGAAGAGGCAGAAACTTCTGCCGCTGCTACTTCCTCTTCTGCTCCAGCTGCTGCTGCCCCTGTTTCCGCAGCTCCTGCTGCCGCTCCCTCTGGACCTGTTGCTGAAATTCCTGACGAACCAGTTAAAGCTGCTCTGGTATTGCACGTTTTGGTAGCCCACAAACTGAAGAAGTCTTTGGACGCTGTGCCATTGTCAAAGGCCATCAAGGATTTGGTCGGTGGTAAGTCCACTGTTCAGAATGAAATTCTTGGTGACTTGGGTAAAGAGTTTGGCTCGACTCCAGAAAAACCAGAAGACACTCCTTTGCAAGAGTTGGCCGAACAATTCCAAGACACATTCCCAGGAAGTTTGGGTAAACAGACCGGTTCTTTGGTTAATAGATTGATGTCTTCCAAGATGCCTGGTggattttctctttccGTTGCAAGAAAGTACCTCCAAACCAGGTGGGGTTTGGGCCCTGGAAGACAGGACTCAGTCCTCTTAGTCGCTCTTGTCAACGAACCTGGTGCTCGTTTGTCCTCTGATGGTGAAGCCAAGGAATTCTTGGACTCATGTGCTCAAAAGTACGCTTCTGGTGCCGGTATTACTTTGGCTCAAGCTGCCGCTGGTGGTGCTGGATCGTCTGGCGCCGGTGGTGCGGTTATCGATGCTGAGGCCTTCGAAGAACTTACCAAGGACAACAGAGTTCTTGCCAGACAACAATTAGAGGTTCTTGCCAGGTATCTCAAATACGACCTTACTAAGGGAGAGAAATCTCTCGtcaaggagaaagaagctTCCAGCCTTTTGCAACAAGAGCTCGATTTGTGGGCAGAAGAGCATGGTGAAATTTATGCTCAAGGTATTAAGCCTGTATTTTCTCATCTGAAAGCCAGAACTTACGACTCCTACTGGAACTGGGCTAGACAAGATGCTTTATCCATGTACTTTGACATTATCTTTGGTAAGTTGACCGATGTTGACAGAGAGACCGTTTCACAATGTATTCAATTGATGAACCGTTCCAACCCTACATTAATCAAGTTCATGCAATACCACATTGACCATTGTCCAGAATACAAAGGTGAGACCTATCAACTGGCTAAGTCTCTTGGCCAACAGTTGATCGACAACTGTATCCAAGTTGCCAACCAAGATCCAGTTTATAAAGATATCTCTTACCCAACCGGCCCTCACACTGAAGTTGACAGCAAGGGTAATATTGTTTACAAGGAAGTCAACAGAAAGAGTGTCCGCAAGTTGGAACAATACgtctttgaaatgtctCAAGGTGGTGAATTAACCAAAGAGGTTCAACCAACTATCCAAGAAGACTTGGCCAAGATCTATGAGGCTTTGAATAAACAGGCTTCTACTGAGAGTCAACTGGAATTCAACAAACTGTACAATTCTTTGATCgagtttgttgaaaaatccaagGAAATCGAAGTTTCGAAGTCTATTAACGCTGTTCTTGCCTCTAAGTCATCTGATAGCGATAGGAGCGCCGAGATTTCTTCACTATCGGAGAAAACTTCTATTGTTGACCCTGTTTCTGGTGGCATTCCACCAGAGACAGTGCCGTTTCTGCActtaaagaagaagttgcCTTCGGGTGAATGGGTCTTCGACAGAGACACGTCTGCTCTCTTCTTGGACGGACTCCAAAAGGGTGCTGTGAATGGTATCTCTTACAAAGGTAAGAACGTTCTTATTACTGGTGCTGGTGCGGGATCCATCGGTGCTGAAGTTCTTCAAGGTCTGATCTCAGGTGGTGCCAAGGTTATTGTTACGACCTCTagattctccaagaagGTCACAGAATACTATCAGGACATATATGCCAGATTCGGTGCTGCTGGTTCTTGTCTGATCGTCGTTCCGTTCAACCAAGGTTCTAAACAAGATGTTGAAGCTTTGATTGACTACATCTATCGTGATGTCAAAGATGAAGGTCTTGGATGGGATTTGGACGCAGTTATTCCATTTGCTGCAATTCCTGAAGCaggaattgaaattgacGAGCTTGGTTCCAAGAGTGAATTGGCTCACAGAATCATGTTGACAAACTTACTGAGATTGTTAGGTGAAGTTAAGAAGCAAAAATTTACTAGAGCTATCAACACCAGACCTGCGCAAAttattcttcctctttccCCCAACCATGGAACTTTTGGTTCAGACGGTTTGTACTCGGAGTCCAAGCTGGGTTTAGAaactttgttcaacagaTGGTACTCTGAATCATGGAGTGAACAGCTTACTGTCTGTGGTGCCATCATTGGTTGGACCCGTGGTACTGGTTTGATGTCAGGTAACAACATCATTGCAGAAGgtcttgaaaagttgggAGTCAGAACTTTCTCCCAGAAGGAAATGGCTTTCAACATCTTGGGTTTGATGACACCAGAGTTGACTGAAATGTGCCAGAATGGACCTGTTGTAGCCGATTTGAATGGTGGTCTTCAATTTATTGAGAACTTGCGTGAATACACTGCACAGTTGAGAAATGAGATCTATGAGACCTCTGAAGTCAGAAGAGCtgtttcaattgaaactggTATCGAAACTAGGGTTGTCAATGGAGAGAATGCTGATGCCCCATACCAGAAAGCCAGAATCGAACCAAGAGCAAATCTGAAGTTTGAGTTTCCACCTTTGAAATCTCACaaggaaattcaaaacaaGGCTCCAGGTTTGGAGGGCTTGcttgatttggaaagagtGATTGTTGTCACCGGTTTCGGTGAAGTATCTCCTTGGGGTAACACTAGAACAAGATGGGAAATGGAGGCTTTTGGTGAATTTTCCATTGAAGGTTGTTTAGAAATGGCCTGGATCATGGGTTTTATCAAGTACCACAACGGTAACTTGAAGGGTAAGCCATACACCGGTTGGATTGACGCCAAAACCAACGAGCCAGTTGAGGAcaaagatatcaagaagaaatacGAAGAAGAGATTTTAGCTCATGCCGGTATCAGATTGATCGAGCCAGAGCTCTTCCGTGGTTACAACccagaaaagaaggaattGATCCAGGAGGTTATTATCGAACAGGACATGGCTCCTTTCGTCACAGATGAATCTACTGCCCAACAGTACAAACTACAACACGAGGATGCTGTCGATATTTTAAAGTCTGAGGAATCTGACGAGTACACTGTtactttcaagaagggTGCTCGTTtatttgttccaaaagcttTGAGATTTGACAGATTGGTTGCTGGACAAATTCCTACAGGATGGGATGCTAAGCGATACGGTATTTCTGAAGACACAATTTCTCAAGTTGATCCCGTCACTTTATATGCTTTAGTTTCTACCATTGAGGCATTGCTGTCTGCTGGTATTACTGATCCGTATGAATTTTACAAGTATGTTCACGTTTCTGAAGTCGGTAACTGTTCCGGTTCAGGTATGGGTGGTGTTAGTGCTTTGAGAGGAATGTTCAGGGACAGATATTCCGACAAGCCTGTTCAGAATGATATTTTGCAGGAATCTTTCATCAACACTATGTCTGCTTGGGTTAACATGTTACTTTTGTCTTCATCCGGTCCGATTAAGACTCCCGTTGGTGCTTGTGCCACCGCTGTAGAATCCGTTGATATCGGTGTTGAGACCATTTTGTCTGGAAAGGCAAAGATTTGTTTAGTCGGTGGTTACGATgactttcaagaagaaggttcTTATGAGTTTGCCAATATGAACGCTACGTCCAACTCCCTTGACGAGTTTGACCACGGTAGAACCCCTCAGGAGATGTCTCGTCCTGCCACTACAACCCGTAATGGGTTTATGGAGGCCCAGGGTTCAGGTACTCAAGTCATCATGAACGCTGAGTTAGCAATTAAGATGGGTGTACCAATCTATGCTATTGTCGCCTTGACTGCCACTGCAACCGACAAGATTGGTAGATCTGTGCCAGCTCCAGGAAAGGGTATATTAACCACCGCTCGTGAGCACCACGGGTCGTTGAAAACTAAGTCTCCAAAGTTGGATATCAAGTACCGTACCAGGCAACTAAACAAGCGTAAGGATCAAATCAAGCAATGGGTTGAAGACGAACTTGAGTACATAAGAGAGGAAGCTGCCGAGTTGGCAAACTCTGATGCTAAGTTTGATGCCGTTTCATTCGTTTCTGAGCGTACTGAAGAAGTTTATAGAGAGGCTACTAAACAGGTCAAGATGGCCCAACAAGAATGGGGTAACGAGTTCTGGAAGAACGATCCAAGAATTGCTCCTTTGCGTGGTGCGTTGGCTACTTTTAACTTGACAGTTGATGATCTTGGCGTTGCTTCCTTCCATGGAACTTCTACCAAGGCCAACGATAAGAATGAGTCTATTACCATCAATAAGATGATGCAACACTTAGGTAGATCAGAGGGTAACCCAGTGTTTGGTGTTTTCCAGAAGTATTTGACTGGTCATCCTAAGGGTGCTGCTGGAGCTTGGATGTTGAATGGTGCTATCCAAATTTTACAGACTGGTATTGTTCCAGGTAATAGAAACGCCGACAACGTTGAcaaaattttggaagactttgaatATGTCTTATATCCATCTAGATCTATTCAAACTGACGGTATCAAAGCTTGTTCTGTTACatcttttggatttggtCAAAAGGGAGGGCAAGCTATCGTTGTTCATCCAGACTACTTgtttgcttctttggatAGTGAAACCTTTGAGGAGTACAAGACTAAGGTTGAAGCTCGTTACAAGTCCACCTACCGCTACATGCACAATGCTATCATTAGAAATACCATGTTTGTTGCTAAGAGTGATCCTCCATACACTGATGAACTTGAGCAACCAGTTTACTTGGACCCATTGGCCCGTGTCAACAACTGTAAAAAGAACCCAAGCAAATTGGTCTTCGTCAATGCTGATGTTCAATCGAAACAGAATTTTGTCGGAAAGTCAGCCAATGACACTGCAAAAGTCATTAGCAGTCTGACTAGCGATGTCACATCTGGTGGTAAAGGTGTTGGTGTCGATGTTGAGCTGATTTCAGCTATCAACAATGAGAATCACACTTTCATCGAAAGAAATTTCACTGAGAACGAAATCTCTTATTGCGCTTCTGCTCCATCGTCCAAGTCATCGCTTGCAGGAACCTGGTCTGCTAAAGAGGCTGTTTTCAAGGCTTTGGGTGTCGAGTCCAAGGGTGCTGGTGCTTCTTTAAAGGACATTGAGATCGTTAGGGACAGCAAGGGTGCCCCAACTGTTGTACTACACGGGGATGCCAAGTCTGCTGCTTCTGCTGCTGGAGTTAAGAACGTCAAGGTGTCTATTTCTCATGACGACGTCCAGTCAGTAGCTGTTGCTATCAGTGAATTTTAG
- a CDS encoding Protein that binds Sin3p in a two-hybrid assay: MSDSREVSPSYDSKSETKHDKPFKSKQSKEQHVLLSTSSPEGIAAAQKVTPARLASLLMENGPLPIRHITAHLSKQISGFQYLSLSKQRRLIISALDSGDVESNCIFEKVGWGQWAAKVVDHQTALEKLRAAQQQQQSSGDHSVSKREQREFKKKSSSPSYLDNPAKGTSSSWNVRRESITNPTNDPHNINLPLSPHFGSLKNSVEARQSSLDQAIESSTSSDDDLYDNENAIDEDDNSDDEAVFSFDDESKFSSRVPIKQMMRRHSSHLTTPRSGIHKPRRSRLNSFNANPIEATLDGNSLEGGLDAAAIPDSFGIRRRPRASFSNASSLSRQSFLRTALSPTRNPGAVYSFNSNNTSTARHSTSSVNNIPNAQPNTHLSETDEEDWESMGAASLRRGSVLTPPTPYLIRSPQTNVASTASNSKEEIAVMALMDLQSV; encoded by the coding sequence ATGAGCGACTCTCGTGAAGTATCTCCAAGTTATGACTCAAAGTCTGAAACTAAACACGACAAACCTTTCAAATCGAAGCAATCCAAGGAGCAACACGTTTTATTGTCCACTTCATCTCCCGAGGGAATTGCCGCCGCTCAAAAGGTGACTCCAGCTAGGCTGGCCAGTTTGCTGATGGAAAATGGACCTCTGCCAATTAGACACATAACCGCACACCTTTCAAAACAAATATCCGGGTTCCAGTAtctttctttatcaaaacAGAGAAGACTGATAATATCGGCACTGGATTCCGGTGATGTCGAGTCAAATTGTATTTTCGAAAAAGTTGGCTGGGGTCAATGGGCTGCGAAGGTTGTTGATCACCAAACAGCGTTGGAGAAACTTCGAGCTGCccagcagcaacaacagtCTTCCGGTGACCATTCAGTTTCTAAAAGAGAACAACgtgaattcaaaaagaagagctCGTCACCCTCTTATTTGGATAATCCAGCAAAGGGCACTTCTTCCTCTTGGAATGTCAGAAGGGAGTCTATTACAAATCCAACAAATGACCCTCATAATATTAATTTGCCGCTCTCTCCCCATTTCGgttctttgaagaactctGTTGAAGCAAGGCAATCCTCCCTCGATCAAGCAATTGAAAGTTCCACGTCCTCCGATGATGACCTGTACGACAATGAAAACGCTATTGATGAGGACGAcaattctgatgatgaggCGGTGTTTTCCTTTGACGATGaatccaaattttcatccaGGGTTCCTATCAAGCAGATGATGCGTCGTCATTCTAGTCATTTGACCACGCCTCGAAGCGGGATCCACAAACCTAGACGATCTCGCctcaactctttcaacgCTAACCCGATTGAAGCAACTTTAGACGGGAACTCTCTGGAGGGAGGTTTGGATGCTGCTGCTATTCCAGACAGTTTTGGtatcagaagaagaccGAGGGCTTCGTTCTCAAATGCTTCTTCGTTGAGCCGACAATCATTTCTTAGAACCGCCCTTTCACCAACTAGAAACCCAGGAGCTGTTTACAgtttcaattccaacaataCCTCAACTGCCCGACACAGTACTTCCTCTGTAAACAACATCCCGAATGCCCAACCAAACACCCATCTTTCTGAGactgatgaagaggattGGGAGTCAATGGGAGCTGCTTCTCTCCGTAGAGGCTCTGTTTTAACTCCTCCGACCCCCTATCTTATTCGATCTCCCCAAACCAACGTTGCCTCTACAGCCAGCAACTCAAAGGAGGAGATTGCCGTGATGGCATTAATGGACTTACAATCTGTCTGA
- a CDS encoding Suppressor protein STM1 translates to MSNNKNLFALLGNDVEDETEILVTKELVKKNTSSKKADVPPPSANKDRARKNRPQPTGNEAAIREKNTNRIVEPPVPAKQRSSKPRNDRQDRTGKSDTAKKIKKGWGDDNQELESELAGAADAEAEAEEGEPQVSTKPVKSYADYFAELKLSADALKATSKRTANAGAEDKWGSGEVIVKEAKPQGDSAASKKSSRKKEKNLLDFEATFADAQPEPRGRDSSNRGRGGARGGARGGARGGARGNTRGNARGGARGGARGGANAAPAKKEINFDEKFPAL, encoded by the exons ATGTCCAACAACAAG AACCTTTTTGCCCTATTGGGTAACGACGTCGAGGATGAAACTGAGATTCTGGTGACCAAGGAACTCGTCAAGAAGAACACCTCTTCCAAGAAGGCTGATGTTCCTCCTCCTTCTGCCAACAAGGACCGTGCTAGAAAAAACCGTCCTCAGCCTACCGGAAACGAGGCTGCCATTAGAGAGAAGAACACCAACAGAATTGTAGAGCCACCTGTGCCAGCTAAGCAACGTTCTTCCAAGCCACGTAACGACCGTCAAGACAGAACCGGAAAGTCTGACACCgcaaagaagatcaagaaggGTTGGGGAGATGACAACCAGGAGTTGGAGAGTGAGTTGGCTGGTGCCGCTGATGCCGAGGCTGAGGCTGAAGAAGGTGAGCCACAAGTCTCTACCAAGCCTGTCAAGTCATATGCCGATTACTTTGCCGAGTTGAAGCTTTCTGCTGATGCCTTGAAGGCCACTTCCAAGCGTACTGCTAACGCCGGTGCTGAAGACAAATGGGGATCTGGTGAGGTTATCGTCAAGGAGGCCAAGCCCCAAGGCGACTCTGCTGCTTCTAAGAAGAGCTCcagaaagaaggagaagaacCTTCTTGACTTTGAGGCTACTTTCGCCGATGCTCAACCAGAGCCAAGAGGAAGAGACTCTTCCAACAGAGGCCGTGGTGGTGCCCGTGGTGGTGCTCGTGGCGGAGCTCGTGGTGGTGCCCGTGGAAACACCAGAGGAAACGCTCGTGGAGGTGCTCGTGGTGGTGCCCGTGGAGGTGCCAATGCTGCCCCagccaagaaagaaatcaactttgatgaaaagttcccTGCTCTCTGA
- a CDS encoding Mitochondrially localized type 2C protein phosphatase, which translates to MKICRNRMSTMLPLFRAQRRNYSFWGKLPWKSHATPSPPTNPVNPAVMDKAARIRAKRNHDLTNVYHVREEKQPKKDLSIFHFEYGYSSYSHHSRGKRIPMISSLSDLSDGGNLAALLPKRRPPGSPINTLSIRSGDDAMLVSPTLLGLADGVSSWSDLEEGEDADAGLWARAMLETTSRFVIQHQNSVWPHDINEREIEQILDDSFFHSTDLMDLDNCHGSSTFIMALLSYSGKLNVVSIGDSKIFVFRDGKIVFKNEEQMTSPLCPVQIGTNDLRHLPSAKCWYKTFELQQDDLIVMCSDGVTDNLWEKELEQLVAQKYFKEGQNVRQLANSILKESREVAFDNFAITPYVEKINDVSSNKGAKDNFIMGGKVDDISVCVARVVNK; encoded by the coding sequence ATGAAGATATGCCGAAACAGGATGTCGACCATGCTTCCTTTGTTCAGGGCGCAACGGAGGAACTACTCGTTTTGGGGCAAGCTTCCTTGGAAATCCCATGCGACTCCTTCCCCTCCTACGAACCCGGTGAACCCTGCTGTCATGGATAAAGCTGCCCGTATACGTGCAAAGAGAAATCACGATCTGACTAACGTTTACCATGTGAGGGAAGAAAAACAGCCCAAGAAAGACCTGAGTATATTTCATTTTGAGTACGGCTACTCTTCCTACTCCCATCATTCAAGGGGTAAGAGAATCCCGATGATCTCCTCCTTATCGGATCTCTCCGATGGTGGTAATTTGGCAGCGTTGTTACCAAAGCGAAGACCTCCAGGATCTCCCATTAATACCCTTTCAATAAGAAGCGGAGACGATGCGATGTTGGTTTCACCAACACTTTTAGGGCTGGCAGATGGCGTTTCTAGTTGGAGTGACTTGGAGGAAGGTGAGGACGCTGATGCTGGACTGTGGGCCAGGGCGATGTTAGAAACCACAAGCCGCTTTGTCATTCAGCATCAGAACTCAGTGTGGCCTCATGACATCAATGAAAGGGAGATTGAGCAAATTTTGGATGATAGCTTTTTCCATTCCACTGACCTGATGGATCTAGACAACTGCCATGGATCATCTACATTTATCATGGCATTACTGAGTTACAGTGGGAAGTTGAACGTTGTGAGCATAGGGGACAGCAAAATATTCGTGTTCAGAGACGGGAAAatagttttcaagaacGAGGAGCAAATGACCAGCCCACTCTGCCCTGTTCAAATTGGAACCAATGATCTTAGACATCTTCCATCTGCCAAATGTTGGTACAAAACTTTTGAGTTACAACAAGATGATTTAATAGTAATGTGCTCCGACGGTGTTACGGACAACTTGTGGGAAAAAGAGCTAGAGCAATTAGTTGCccaaaaatatttcaaagaaggtCAAAATGTCCGACAGTTGGCCAATTCGATACTGAAAGAGTCCAGAGAAGTTGCATTCGATAATTTTGCTATAACTCCTTACGTTGAGAAGATCAACGAcgtttcttccaataagGGGGCTAAAGATAATTTCATCATGGGAGGTAAAGTGGACGACATCTCCGTTTGTGTTGCCAGGGTGGTAAATAAATAG